Proteins found in one Sardina pilchardus chromosome 3, fSarPil1.1, whole genome shotgun sequence genomic segment:
- the clec19a gene encoding C-type lectin domain family 19 member A: MLFWELCLVLLLCGFHARAIPSTNIKITQALPLQLPDAPEPATCPLFWTEFEGNCYRFFPINRTWAEADLYCAEFSNGYRSAKLTSIHSWEENVFVYDLVNSRIPGIPTDIWIGLHDRRQEGTLEWTDGSAYEYSYWDGNQPDDGIHRIPLEEDCVEIWYRQNSALRSWNDNSCDKAFPFVCKIPTLDN; this comes from the exons ATGCTCTTTTGGGAACTGTGCTTGGTTCTGCTACTTTGTGGCTTTCACGCGAGGGCTATACCATCCACTAACATCAAGATCACTCAAG CTTTGCCTCTGCAGTTGCCAGATGCCCCCGAGCCTGCTACTTGCCCCCTCTTCTGGACTGAGTTTGAGGGCAACTGTTATCGCTTCTTCCCCATCAATCGCACCTGGGCGGAGGCAGACCTGTACTGTGCTGAGTTTTCCAACGGCTACCGGTCCGCCAAGCTCACCTCcatacacag CTGGGAGGAGAACGTGTTTGTGTATGACCTGGTGAACAGTCGAATCCCCGGCATCCCTACAGACATCTGGATTGGCCTTCATGACCGGCGACAG GAGGGCACCCTAGAGTGGACCGACGGTTCAGCCTATGAGTACAGCTACTGGGATGGGAACCAGCCGGATGATGGGATCCACCGGATCCCATTAGAGGAGGACTGTGTGGAGATCTGGTACCGACAAAACAGTG CTCTGAGGTCCTGGAATGACAACAGCTGTGACAAGGCCTTTCCCTTTGTGTGTAAGATCCCTACACTGGATAACTAA